In one Culex quinquefasciatus strain JHB chromosome 2, VPISU_Cqui_1.0_pri_paternal, whole genome shotgun sequence genomic region, the following are encoded:
- the LOC6047645 gene encoding host cell factor isoform X2, translating into MTANTESADLLVPATTGTDKEATKNNAILRWKRVTNPSGPQPRPRHGHRAVNIKELMVVFGGGNEGIVDELHVYNTATNQWYVPATKGDVPPGCAAYGFVVDGTRILVFGGMVEYGKYSNELYELQATKWEWKKLRPKPPESGLPPCRRLGHSFTLVGDRIYLFGGLANESDDPKNNIPKYLNDLYILEIKNNQLQWEMPTTFGESPPPRESHTAVSWYDKKNKKYWLVIYGGMSGCRLGDLWLLDTDTMSWTRPRTSGPLPLPRSLHSSTLIGNRMYVFGGWVPLVMEDVVKVEKHEKEWKCTNTLACLNLETMTWEELDLDTEEENMPRARAGHCAVGIHTRLYIWSGRDGYRKAWNNQVCCKDLWYLEVERPAAASRVQLVRASTHSLELCWPSVPSAAYYILEVQKIPQPPPTVTPAPPTPTPAPVPPAIAPPAPMPTLGSPIPTMSSPAAAAGSMSPLTNAGIAAGLTSGEPLLQQPIIKTLQGRATASPMAVSPSHQVQAVSPLMSVASPNIQQISSPVHNPPGLQSPNPMAAVPSSPVHSVTSPQHQQQQPQQMQRIVTKVQAKPLQQQQVQKQILTPTSPILQQQPTQIIQQAQPQTIRVVSGTSVSNAQQITTGGTPIRVLSSTGQPVRIATQQPMVSVSSAGNVVQQITGQQAATVLRAAGGQNIVGAQLQQQRIVSASGSTTTTATIGGKQIILQKPLTIVGGAGGQGTGSAMNQPQIVTLVKTSQGMTVQTLPKVNMLQKGAGGLQTQQQIVTSNILQGASAGTIQQATVGGQKTAVIGGNVVKLMSSTGTIGGKQILMKNPNIVQVGKVGTNVAGKPTLVITNKAGQQIRSNQQVIVVTTPQGIRTVSGTVTSSANNFVSLSTSQMINTISTSRTVTGIGGATTVLQAGTAGTTTANIGGQAIKLRAVQGGKPITFTVPVGGLQGAGGQKIAGTQIINMPQKALTIGGKAVTVQLAPSAGGGQKTVTIVPSSGATGSGGIPGQQKIVMLPSKTTTRIVTQQQYQQIQLQQQQAQLAQQQQQQQQQQQQEQVSTDAAFAALAAEAGLIENDGDQIEQMDGCYDLFPQPDEDDEMFEPARIEELPATTTPSRSAPTWPTFEQLDGCHDFPSSDDDEDTEMREEQTPITPRYVRLGLFGGAAAIESQNPEGDATGAGDLLAAAEQDPQQEVAGDGGDQAMEDADVGAENAEPGIDEQQDQLQQLLAVAEGEGEATGEVAEGAEGEATNDVAEGAEGEPTNDVTGEDELLQQQQQQQVAMEGGEEMAEPAAEEGSFVASEAVPEEMEQDQQEKGEVAADAPENMPLEDQPDSSAIAEATAAEAAQLEAELAEATGAATTTGIDSTDESAAVAAAEADATAMLTSDEADSVMTSATAAEPSSQAQAPMVVSVNSAPTASETEAANILTTIKSGELLSLQNADLLAASGSDNIIQLNAGLLSNDSQTITFKTTSADLSSADVAMPQFISQMPPAESTTSAASSTTSVTTGSHLDALAEAAASATSVLSDLMTSTASTASSLSATSTVSSSPSGAAIPVAAVSPQQRQQPVTTTVKYFDANSRQFTLSSPLLQSPVGVPPANILANSNGNVAAPTVAPTIVTTIQGTTTTQAKVTTVAKVGRGKAKEEKEDIKLVKIKDEDKWSTVGIFKGLSHTVSNFLDFDEWNCLYDGESLSADNLPDITKFKRLNLEPGCAYRFRVAAINSCGRGEWSDVAPFKTCLPGFPGAPSAIKISKSPEGAHLSWEPPPSTTGDILEYSVYLAVKSQNAKDKSSASAAAQLAFVRVYCGPNNQCTVPNQSLQTAHVDYTSKPAIIFRIAARNDKGYGPATQVRWLQDPQSAKGTPAPATGSTGATTGGSSPSAAVKRLSDKSPSGTAANKRAKTSSGSMIVSPH; encoded by the exons CCCTCGTCGGCGACCGGATCTACCTGTTCGGTGGACTCGCCAACGAGAGTGACGACCCGAAGAACAACATACCCAAGTATCTGAACGATCTGTACATCCTGGAGATCAAGAACAACCAGCTGCAGTGGGAGATGCCGACGACGTTCGGCGAGAGTCCGCCGCCGCGCGAGTCCCACACGGCCGTCTCTTGGTACGACAAGAAGAACAAAAAGTACTGGCTCGTAATCTACGGCGGAATGTCCGGCTGCCGGTTAGGGGACCTGTGGCTGCTCGATACGGACACGATGTCGTGGACGAGACCCCGCACGAGTGGTCCGCTGCCGCTGCCCCGGTCACTGCACAGCTCGACGCTGATCGGCAACCGGATGTACGTGTTTGGCGGCTGGGTCCCGCTGGTCATGGAGGACGTCGTCAAGGTGGAGAAGCATGAGAAGGAATGGAAGTGCACCAACACGCTGGCCTGTCTGAATCTCG AAACCATGACCTGGGAGGAGCTCGATCTGGACACGGAAGAGGAGAACATGCCGCGGGCTCGGGCCGGCCACTGCGCGGTCGGAATTCACACCCGGCTGTACATCTGGTCCGGACGGGACGGCTACCGGAAGGCCTGGAACAACCAG GTTTGCTGCAAAGACCTCTGGTACCTGGAGGTGGAACGCCCGGCCGCCGCATCCCGCGTCCAGCTGGTCCGCGCTTCCACGCACTCGCTCGAGCTGTGCTGGCCCTCGGTCCCATCGGCCGCGTACTACATCCTGGAGGTGCAGAAGATCCCGCAACCTCCGCCGACGGTCACGCCCGCGCCGCCAACTCCCACGCCGGCACCGGTTCCGCCGGCGATTGCCCCGCCAGCACCTATGCCGACGTTGGGTTCGCCCATTCCAACCATGTCGTCGCCGGCGGCTGCCGCCGGTTCCATGTCACCGCTGACGAATGCGGGGATCGCGGCGGGGTTGACCAGCGGGGAGCCGCTGCTGCAGCAGCCTA TTATCAAAACTCTTCAGGGTCGGGCGACTGCGTCGCCAATGGCGGTGTCCCCATCGCATCAGGTTCAAGCTGTGTCGCCGTTGATGTCCGTCGCGAGTCCAAACATTCAGCAGATCAGCAGTCCGGTGCACAATCCTCCCGGGCTGCAGAGTCCAAATCCGATGGCAGCGGTGCCATCGTCGCCGGTGCACAGCGTGACTTCGCCGCAACACCAGCAACAGCAACCTCAGCAGATGCAGCGCATCGTGACCAAGGTCCAGGCCAAGCCGCTTCAGCAGCAGCAAGTGCAGAAGCAGATATTGACGCCGACTTCGCCGATTTTGCAGCAACAACCGACGCAGATCATTCAACAGGCTCAGCCGCAGACGATTCGGGTTGTGAGTGGGACGTCGGTTTCGAACGCCCAGCAGATTACGACCGGTGGAACGCCGATTCGTGTGCTGTCGTCTACGGGGCAACCGGTTAGGATTGCTACGCAACAACCGATGGTTAGCGTTAGTAGCGCAGGGAACGTCGTTCAGCAGATTACGGGCCAGCAAGCGGCAACGGTGCTGCGCGCGGCTGGCGGTCAGAACATTGTCGGAGCtcagctgcagcagcagcgCATTGTCAGTGCGTCCGGATCGACGACCACGACGGCCACGATCGGAGGCAAGCAGATCATTCTGCAGAAGCCGTTGACGATCGTGGGCGGAGCTGGTGGACAGGGCACGGGATCGGCGATGAACCAGCCGCAGATTGTAACGCTGGTCAAGACGAGCCAAGGCATGACCGTGCAAACGTTGCCCAAGGTCAACATGCTTCAGAAGGGAGCGGGTGGTCTTCAGACGCAGCAGCAGATTGTGACTTCCAATATCCTTCAGGGAGCGAGCGCCGGAACGATTCAGCAAGCAACGGTTGGAGGTCAGAAGACGGCGGTCATTGGAGGCAACGTTGTCAAGCTGATGTCCTCAACCGGAACGATCGGTGGCAAGCAGATCCTAATGAAGAACCCGAACATTGTGCAGGTTGGCAAGGTCGGAACGAACGTGGCCGGTAAGCCAACGCTGGTCATCACAAACAAGGCTGGCCAGCAGATCCGATCGAACCAGCAGGTCATCGTGGTCACCACGCCGCAAGGCATCCGAACCGTCAGCGGAACCGTAACCTCATCCGCAAACAACTTTGTCAGCCTGTCGACCTCTCAAATGATCAACACGATCTCAACCAGCAGAACTGTGACCGGAATCGGCGGTGCAACCACCGTACTACAGGCCGGCACCGCCGGCACAACCACCGCCAACATCGGCGGACAGGCCATCAAGCTCCGTGCCGTACAGGGAGGCAAACCCATCACCTTCACCGTCCCCGTGGGCGGCCTCCAAGGCGCCGGTGGCCAAAAAATCGCCGGAACCCAAATCATCAACATGCCCCAAAAAGCCCTCACGATCGGTGGCAAAGCCGTCACCGTTCAGCTCGCACCCTCCGCCGGAGGTGGCCAAAAAACCGTCACCATCGTCCCCTCATCCGGCGCAACCGGCAGTGGCGGCATCCCCGGCCAACAAAAAATCGTCATGTTGCCATCCAAAACCACCACCCGGATCGTAACCCAGCAGCAATACCAGCAGATCCAACTCCAACAACAGCAAGCTCAACTCgcccagcaacagcagcaacaacaacaacaacagcagcaagaACAGGTCTCAACGGACGCGGCCTTCGCTGCGCTCGCCGCCGAAGCCGGCCTCATCGAAAACGACGGCGACCAGATCGAACAGATGGACGGCTGCTACGACCTCTTCCCCCAACCGGACGAAGACGACGAAATGTTCGAACCTGCTCGCATCGAAGAACTCCCCGCCACGACGACGCCCAGCAGATCCGCCCCAACCTGGCCCACGTTCGAGCAACTCGACGGATGCCACGACTTCCCCTcctccgacgacgacgaggacacgGAAATGCGGGAAGAACAAACCCCGATCACCCCCCGCTACGTCCGGTTAGGACTGTTTGGAGGGGCGGCCGCGATCGAGAGTCAAAACCCGGAAGGGGACGCCACGGGTGCAGGTGACCTGCTCGCCGCAGCGGAGCAGGACCCGCAGCAAGAGGTGGCGGGAGACGGTGGCGATCAAGCGATGGAGGATGCCGATGTGGGCGCGGAGAATGCGGAACCTGGAATTGACGAGCAGCAGGATCAGTTGCAGCAGTTGTTGGCCGTGGCGGAGGGTGAGGGAGAGGCGACCGGTGAAGTCGCGGAAGGTGCGGAGGGAGAGGCGACGAATGACGTCGCGGAAGGTGCGGAGGGAGAGCCGACGAATGACGTGACAGGAGAGGATGAGTTgctacagcagcagcagcagcagcaggtggcGATGGAAGGGGGTGAAGAAATGGCGGAACCGGCTGCGGAGGAGGGTTCGTTTGTGGCTTCCGAGGCTGTTCCCGAAGAGATGGAGCAGGATCAGCAGGAGAAGGGGGAGGTCGCGGCAGATGCGCCAGAGAAT ATGCCCCTCGAGGACCAACCGGACAGCAGTGCTATTGCTGAGGCCACTGCCGCCGAAGCTGCCCAGCTGGAAGCCGAACTGGCCGAAGCAACCGGAGCAGCAACAACTACCGGCATCGATTCCACCGATGAAAGTGCAGCAGTTGCTGCCGCCGAGGCCGATGCCACCGCAATGCTCACTTCCGACGAGGCCGATTCTGTCATGACCAGCGCGACAGCGGCGGAACCATCGTCCCAAGCGCAAGCTCCCATGGTGGTCAGCGTCAACAGTGCTCCGACGGCTTCGGAGACGGAAGCGGCGAACATTTTGACCACGATTAAGAGTGGCGAGTTGCTGTCGCTGCAGAACGCCGACCTGTTGGCCGCGTCCGGTTCGGACAATATTAT TCAGCTGAACGCGGGTTTGCTGTCGAATGATAGCCAGACCATTACGTTCAAGACGACCTCGGCGGATCTATCTTCTGCCGATGTCGCGATGCCCCAGTTTATCAGTCAGATGCCGCCAGCGGAAAGCACCACGTCCGCGGCGAGCAGCACCACCTCCGTCACGACCGGAAGCCATCTGGACGCGCTGGCGGAAGCTGCGGCGTCCGCAACATCCGTACTGTCAGATCTGATGACTTCGACGGCGTCGACCGCGTCTTCGCTCTCCGCCACCTCAACCGTATCTTCATCGCCATCCGGCGCGGCCATTCCGGTGGCGGCCGTTTCACCCCAGCAGCGCCAACAACCCGTTACGACCACGGTCAAGTACTTTGACGCCAACTCGAGGCAGTTTACGCTGTCTTCGCCACTGCTGCAGTCTCCGGTTGGTGTTCCACCGGCGAATATCTTGGCCAACAGTAATGGAAACGTGGCCGCGCCGACGGTCGCACCCACGATCGTCACCACGATTCAGGGAACGACCACGACACAGGCCAAGGTAACCACCGTTGCCAAGGTCGGGCGGGGAAAGGCCAAGGAAGAAAAGGAAGAT ATCAAGCTCGTTAAGATCAAGGACGAGGACAAGTGGTCCACGGTCGGCATCTTCAAGGGCCTCTCGCACACCGTGTCCAACTTCCTAGACTTTGACGAGTGGAACTGCCTGTACGACGGCGAGTCCCTCTCCGCCGACAACCTCCCCGACATAACCAAGTTCAAGCGCCTGAACCTGGAACCAGGCTGCGCGTACCGGTTCCGCGTCGCCGCCATCAACAGCTGCGGCCGGGGCGAGTGGAGCGACGTGGCCCCGTTCAAGACCTGTCTGCCCGGCTTCCCCGGCGCCCCGTCCGCCATCAAAATCTCGAAATCTCCCGAAGGAGCGCACCTCTCGTGGGAACCGCCCCCGTCGACCACCGGCGACATCCTGGAGTACTCCGTTTACCTGGCGGTCAAGTCGCAGAACGCCAAGGACAAGAGCAGTGCGTCGGCGGCGGCCCAGCTGGCGTTTGTGCGCGTGTACTGTGGACCGAACAACCAGTGCACCGTGCCGAACCAGTCGCTGCAGACGGCCCACGTCGACTACACCTCGAAGCCGGCCATCATCTTCCGCATCGCGGCGCGCAACGACAAGGGCTACGGACCGGCCACGCAAGTCAGGTGGCTGCAAG ATCCCCAATCGGCCAAGGGCACCCCAGCCCCAGCCACGGGCAGCACGGGCGCCACGACCGGTGGCTCCTCCCCATCGGCAGCTGTAAAGCGGCTCAGCGACAAGTCTCCGTCGGGCACGGCGGCCAACAAGCGGGCGAAAACCAGCAGCGGCTCCATGATCGTTTCGCCCCATTGA
- the LOC6047645 gene encoding host cell factor isoform X1 yields the protein MTANTESADLLVPATTGTDKEATKNNAILRWKRVTNPSGPQPRPRHGHRAVNIKELMVVFGGGNEGIVDELHVYNTATNQWYVPATKGDVPPGCAAYGFVVDGTRILVFGGMVEYGKYSNELYELQATKWEWKKLRPKPPESGLPPCRRLGHSFTLVGDRIYLFGGLANESDDPKNNIPKYLNDLYILEIKNNQLQWEMPTTFGESPPPRESHTAVSWYDKKNKKYWLVIYGGMSGCRLGDLWLLDTDTMSWTRPRTSGPLPLPRSLHSSTLIGNRMYVFGGWVPLVMEDVVKVEKHEKEWKCTNTLACLNLETMTWEELDLDTEEENMPRARAGHCAVGIHTRLYIWSGRDGYRKAWNNQVRVCCKDLWYLEVERPAAASRVQLVRASTHSLELCWPSVPSAAYYILEVQKIPQPPPTVTPAPPTPTPAPVPPAIAPPAPMPTLGSPIPTMSSPAAAAGSMSPLTNAGIAAGLTSGEPLLQQPIIKTLQGRATASPMAVSPSHQVQAVSPLMSVASPNIQQISSPVHNPPGLQSPNPMAAVPSSPVHSVTSPQHQQQQPQQMQRIVTKVQAKPLQQQQVQKQILTPTSPILQQQPTQIIQQAQPQTIRVVSGTSVSNAQQITTGGTPIRVLSSTGQPVRIATQQPMVSVSSAGNVVQQITGQQAATVLRAAGGQNIVGAQLQQQRIVSASGSTTTTATIGGKQIILQKPLTIVGGAGGQGTGSAMNQPQIVTLVKTSQGMTVQTLPKVNMLQKGAGGLQTQQQIVTSNILQGASAGTIQQATVGGQKTAVIGGNVVKLMSSTGTIGGKQILMKNPNIVQVGKVGTNVAGKPTLVITNKAGQQIRSNQQVIVVTTPQGIRTVSGTVTSSANNFVSLSTSQMINTISTSRTVTGIGGATTVLQAGTAGTTTANIGGQAIKLRAVQGGKPITFTVPVGGLQGAGGQKIAGTQIINMPQKALTIGGKAVTVQLAPSAGGGQKTVTIVPSSGATGSGGIPGQQKIVMLPSKTTTRIVTQQQYQQIQLQQQQAQLAQQQQQQQQQQQQEQVSTDAAFAALAAEAGLIENDGDQIEQMDGCYDLFPQPDEDDEMFEPARIEELPATTTPSRSAPTWPTFEQLDGCHDFPSSDDDEDTEMREEQTPITPRYVRLGLFGGAAAIESQNPEGDATGAGDLLAAAEQDPQQEVAGDGGDQAMEDADVGAENAEPGIDEQQDQLQQLLAVAEGEGEATGEVAEGAEGEATNDVAEGAEGEPTNDVTGEDELLQQQQQQQVAMEGGEEMAEPAAEEGSFVASEAVPEEMEQDQQEKGEVAADAPENMPLEDQPDSSAIAEATAAEAAQLEAELAEATGAATTTGIDSTDESAAVAAAEADATAMLTSDEADSVMTSATAAEPSSQAQAPMVVSVNSAPTASETEAANILTTIKSGELLSLQNADLLAASGSDNIIQLNAGLLSNDSQTITFKTTSADLSSADVAMPQFISQMPPAESTTSAASSTTSVTTGSHLDALAEAAASATSVLSDLMTSTASTASSLSATSTVSSSPSGAAIPVAAVSPQQRQQPVTTTVKYFDANSRQFTLSSPLLQSPVGVPPANILANSNGNVAAPTVAPTIVTTIQGTTTTQAKVTTVAKVGRGKAKEEKEDIKLVKIKDEDKWSTVGIFKGLSHTVSNFLDFDEWNCLYDGESLSADNLPDITKFKRLNLEPGCAYRFRVAAINSCGRGEWSDVAPFKTCLPGFPGAPSAIKISKSPEGAHLSWEPPPSTTGDILEYSVYLAVKSQNAKDKSSASAAAQLAFVRVYCGPNNQCTVPNQSLQTAHVDYTSKPAIIFRIAARNDKGYGPATQVRWLQDPQSAKGTPAPATGSTGATTGGSSPSAAVKRLSDKSPSGTAANKRAKTSSGSMIVSPH from the exons CCCTCGTCGGCGACCGGATCTACCTGTTCGGTGGACTCGCCAACGAGAGTGACGACCCGAAGAACAACATACCCAAGTATCTGAACGATCTGTACATCCTGGAGATCAAGAACAACCAGCTGCAGTGGGAGATGCCGACGACGTTCGGCGAGAGTCCGCCGCCGCGCGAGTCCCACACGGCCGTCTCTTGGTACGACAAGAAGAACAAAAAGTACTGGCTCGTAATCTACGGCGGAATGTCCGGCTGCCGGTTAGGGGACCTGTGGCTGCTCGATACGGACACGATGTCGTGGACGAGACCCCGCACGAGTGGTCCGCTGCCGCTGCCCCGGTCACTGCACAGCTCGACGCTGATCGGCAACCGGATGTACGTGTTTGGCGGCTGGGTCCCGCTGGTCATGGAGGACGTCGTCAAGGTGGAGAAGCATGAGAAGGAATGGAAGTGCACCAACACGCTGGCCTGTCTGAATCTCG AAACCATGACCTGGGAGGAGCTCGATCTGGACACGGAAGAGGAGAACATGCCGCGGGCTCGGGCCGGCCACTGCGCGGTCGGAATTCACACCCGGCTGTACATCTGGTCCGGACGGGACGGCTACCGGAAGGCCTGGAACAACCAGGTCAGG GTTTGCTGCAAAGACCTCTGGTACCTGGAGGTGGAACGCCCGGCCGCCGCATCCCGCGTCCAGCTGGTCCGCGCTTCCACGCACTCGCTCGAGCTGTGCTGGCCCTCGGTCCCATCGGCCGCGTACTACATCCTGGAGGTGCAGAAGATCCCGCAACCTCCGCCGACGGTCACGCCCGCGCCGCCAACTCCCACGCCGGCACCGGTTCCGCCGGCGATTGCCCCGCCAGCACCTATGCCGACGTTGGGTTCGCCCATTCCAACCATGTCGTCGCCGGCGGCTGCCGCCGGTTCCATGTCACCGCTGACGAATGCGGGGATCGCGGCGGGGTTGACCAGCGGGGAGCCGCTGCTGCAGCAGCCTA TTATCAAAACTCTTCAGGGTCGGGCGACTGCGTCGCCAATGGCGGTGTCCCCATCGCATCAGGTTCAAGCTGTGTCGCCGTTGATGTCCGTCGCGAGTCCAAACATTCAGCAGATCAGCAGTCCGGTGCACAATCCTCCCGGGCTGCAGAGTCCAAATCCGATGGCAGCGGTGCCATCGTCGCCGGTGCACAGCGTGACTTCGCCGCAACACCAGCAACAGCAACCTCAGCAGATGCAGCGCATCGTGACCAAGGTCCAGGCCAAGCCGCTTCAGCAGCAGCAAGTGCAGAAGCAGATATTGACGCCGACTTCGCCGATTTTGCAGCAACAACCGACGCAGATCATTCAACAGGCTCAGCCGCAGACGATTCGGGTTGTGAGTGGGACGTCGGTTTCGAACGCCCAGCAGATTACGACCGGTGGAACGCCGATTCGTGTGCTGTCGTCTACGGGGCAACCGGTTAGGATTGCTACGCAACAACCGATGGTTAGCGTTAGTAGCGCAGGGAACGTCGTTCAGCAGATTACGGGCCAGCAAGCGGCAACGGTGCTGCGCGCGGCTGGCGGTCAGAACATTGTCGGAGCtcagctgcagcagcagcgCATTGTCAGTGCGTCCGGATCGACGACCACGACGGCCACGATCGGAGGCAAGCAGATCATTCTGCAGAAGCCGTTGACGATCGTGGGCGGAGCTGGTGGACAGGGCACGGGATCGGCGATGAACCAGCCGCAGATTGTAACGCTGGTCAAGACGAGCCAAGGCATGACCGTGCAAACGTTGCCCAAGGTCAACATGCTTCAGAAGGGAGCGGGTGGTCTTCAGACGCAGCAGCAGATTGTGACTTCCAATATCCTTCAGGGAGCGAGCGCCGGAACGATTCAGCAAGCAACGGTTGGAGGTCAGAAGACGGCGGTCATTGGAGGCAACGTTGTCAAGCTGATGTCCTCAACCGGAACGATCGGTGGCAAGCAGATCCTAATGAAGAACCCGAACATTGTGCAGGTTGGCAAGGTCGGAACGAACGTGGCCGGTAAGCCAACGCTGGTCATCACAAACAAGGCTGGCCAGCAGATCCGATCGAACCAGCAGGTCATCGTGGTCACCACGCCGCAAGGCATCCGAACCGTCAGCGGAACCGTAACCTCATCCGCAAACAACTTTGTCAGCCTGTCGACCTCTCAAATGATCAACACGATCTCAACCAGCAGAACTGTGACCGGAATCGGCGGTGCAACCACCGTACTACAGGCCGGCACCGCCGGCACAACCACCGCCAACATCGGCGGACAGGCCATCAAGCTCCGTGCCGTACAGGGAGGCAAACCCATCACCTTCACCGTCCCCGTGGGCGGCCTCCAAGGCGCCGGTGGCCAAAAAATCGCCGGAACCCAAATCATCAACATGCCCCAAAAAGCCCTCACGATCGGTGGCAAAGCCGTCACCGTTCAGCTCGCACCCTCCGCCGGAGGTGGCCAAAAAACCGTCACCATCGTCCCCTCATCCGGCGCAACCGGCAGTGGCGGCATCCCCGGCCAACAAAAAATCGTCATGTTGCCATCCAAAACCACCACCCGGATCGTAACCCAGCAGCAATACCAGCAGATCCAACTCCAACAACAGCAAGCTCAACTCgcccagcaacagcagcaacaacaacaacaacagcagcaagaACAGGTCTCAACGGACGCGGCCTTCGCTGCGCTCGCCGCCGAAGCCGGCCTCATCGAAAACGACGGCGACCAGATCGAACAGATGGACGGCTGCTACGACCTCTTCCCCCAACCGGACGAAGACGACGAAATGTTCGAACCTGCTCGCATCGAAGAACTCCCCGCCACGACGACGCCCAGCAGATCCGCCCCAACCTGGCCCACGTTCGAGCAACTCGACGGATGCCACGACTTCCCCTcctccgacgacgacgaggacacgGAAATGCGGGAAGAACAAACCCCGATCACCCCCCGCTACGTCCGGTTAGGACTGTTTGGAGGGGCGGCCGCGATCGAGAGTCAAAACCCGGAAGGGGACGCCACGGGTGCAGGTGACCTGCTCGCCGCAGCGGAGCAGGACCCGCAGCAAGAGGTGGCGGGAGACGGTGGCGATCAAGCGATGGAGGATGCCGATGTGGGCGCGGAGAATGCGGAACCTGGAATTGACGAGCAGCAGGATCAGTTGCAGCAGTTGTTGGCCGTGGCGGAGGGTGAGGGAGAGGCGACCGGTGAAGTCGCGGAAGGTGCGGAGGGAGAGGCGACGAATGACGTCGCGGAAGGTGCGGAGGGAGAGCCGACGAATGACGTGACAGGAGAGGATGAGTTgctacagcagcagcagcagcagcaggtggcGATGGAAGGGGGTGAAGAAATGGCGGAACCGGCTGCGGAGGAGGGTTCGTTTGTGGCTTCCGAGGCTGTTCCCGAAGAGATGGAGCAGGATCAGCAGGAGAAGGGGGAGGTCGCGGCAGATGCGCCAGAGAAT ATGCCCCTCGAGGACCAACCGGACAGCAGTGCTATTGCTGAGGCCACTGCCGCCGAAGCTGCCCAGCTGGAAGCCGAACTGGCCGAAGCAACCGGAGCAGCAACAACTACCGGCATCGATTCCACCGATGAAAGTGCAGCAGTTGCTGCCGCCGAGGCCGATGCCACCGCAATGCTCACTTCCGACGAGGCCGATTCTGTCATGACCAGCGCGACAGCGGCGGAACCATCGTCCCAAGCGCAAGCTCCCATGGTGGTCAGCGTCAACAGTGCTCCGACGGCTTCGGAGACGGAAGCGGCGAACATTTTGACCACGATTAAGAGTGGCGAGTTGCTGTCGCTGCAGAACGCCGACCTGTTGGCCGCGTCCGGTTCGGACAATATTAT TCAGCTGAACGCGGGTTTGCTGTCGAATGATAGCCAGACCATTACGTTCAAGACGACCTCGGCGGATCTATCTTCTGCCGATGTCGCGATGCCCCAGTTTATCAGTCAGATGCCGCCAGCGGAAAGCACCACGTCCGCGGCGAGCAGCACCACCTCCGTCACGACCGGAAGCCATCTGGACGCGCTGGCGGAAGCTGCGGCGTCCGCAACATCCGTACTGTCAGATCTGATGACTTCGACGGCGTCGACCGCGTCTTCGCTCTCCGCCACCTCAACCGTATCTTCATCGCCATCCGGCGCGGCCATTCCGGTGGCGGCCGTTTCACCCCAGCAGCGCCAACAACCCGTTACGACCACGGTCAAGTACTTTGACGCCAACTCGAGGCAGTTTACGCTGTCTTCGCCACTGCTGCAGTCTCCGGTTGGTGTTCCACCGGCGAATATCTTGGCCAACAGTAATGGAAACGTGGCCGCGCCGACGGTCGCACCCACGATCGTCACCACGATTCAGGGAACGACCACGACACAGGCCAAGGTAACCACCGTTGCCAAGGTCGGGCGGGGAAAGGCCAAGGAAGAAAAGGAAGAT ATCAAGCTCGTTAAGATCAAGGACGAGGACAAGTGGTCCACGGTCGGCATCTTCAAGGGCCTCTCGCACACCGTGTCCAACTTCCTAGACTTTGACGAGTGGAACTGCCTGTACGACGGCGAGTCCCTCTCCGCCGACAACCTCCCCGACATAACCAAGTTCAAGCGCCTGAACCTGGAACCAGGCTGCGCGTACCGGTTCCGCGTCGCCGCCATCAACAGCTGCGGCCGGGGCGAGTGGAGCGACGTGGCCCCGTTCAAGACCTGTCTGCCCGGCTTCCCCGGCGCCCCGTCCGCCATCAAAATCTCGAAATCTCCCGAAGGAGCGCACCTCTCGTGGGAACCGCCCCCGTCGACCACCGGCGACATCCTGGAGTACTCCGTTTACCTGGCGGTCAAGTCGCAGAACGCCAAGGACAAGAGCAGTGCGTCGGCGGCGGCCCAGCTGGCGTTTGTGCGCGTGTACTGTGGACCGAACAACCAGTGCACCGTGCCGAACCAGTCGCTGCAGACGGCCCACGTCGACTACACCTCGAAGCCGGCCATCATCTTCCGCATCGCGGCGCGCAACGACAAGGGCTACGGACCGGCCACGCAAGTCAGGTGGCTGCAAG ATCCCCAATCGGCCAAGGGCACCCCAGCCCCAGCCACGGGCAGCACGGGCGCCACGACCGGTGGCTCCTCCCCATCGGCAGCTGTAAAGCGGCTCAGCGACAAGTCTCCGTCGGGCACGGCGGCCAACAAGCGGGCGAAAACCAGCAGCGGCTCCATGATCGTTTCGCCCCATTGA